ACTGGGGTCACTGGAAGGGGAGTTTTACTATCACTTTTCATTAATAAAAGGACGGCTTGATGAACCAAGCCAGGCAATTATTTATGGGAGAAAAGCACTGCATTTTTATAAAGATCAGTTTAATTTTAAGCGTATTATTTATACGTCGATGTCACTCGCTCTTTATTACGCGCAGGGTAAAGTGTTTCATGAAGCAATCGAAATTTATGATCATCTCCTGAGAAATGTTGAACTGATGCAACAGCAGCAGTTACTGCCTGCAATCTACCATAATCTTGGGGATTTACATCAAATGAGAGGCGAATATGAAAGTGCCCTCGTTTACTTTGAGAAAAGTGCTTCGTTAATGGAAAATGACAGCGATAACTATCTATTTTGTTTATATAATTTGGGCATGACGCAATTCCGTCTTAATCAAAAGCAAGAAAGCCTCAAAACTTTTACTATTTTAAAGGAAGAAGCAAAAAGTAAGAGAAAAGTAAGTTTTAATCTATTTGCTTCTTTTTATTTATATTTGCTAGGTGGACAAGAAAAGAAAGCGATGGAATTTTTGGAGGGGAGGTTAATTCCGTTCACGGCAAACAGTGAAGAATTTAAAGAAATGCACCAGCAGTTTTCTTATTTATTGGGTGAGTACTACCGGCAAGAAAAGAAGTTTGAAAAAGCAATCCAATTCATTTAATTATAAAGGAGACGAGGAATATGAAGAAAAACGTTAAGTTATCGCTATTATTATTAAGTGTGGCATTGGTGACATTGTCTATCCCAATTTATCCCCCAGTTTTATCATAATATAAAAACGCCATTCAGAAGCTTACTCAAGCGGCTGGATGGCGTTTTGCAATTATTTCATTACCTTTGACTTCATTAAAAAAGCAAAGCCTTCAGCGCTCTCCAGTGAAAATGAACCACCGCGACCTTCCATTATATCTACAACGACTTGCATATGCTTTAAATACTCGGCTTGATGCTTATCAATATAATACGGAACACCCGCAATGTCCCCGATGCAGACAAGCTGGCTGCTAATATAGTGACCGTCTGCCTGGAAACACATCGGCACCGTACCATCACAGCATCCTGAAGACTGTTCAAAAACTAAGTTCCCATGCTTTGCCTTCAATAGCTTAATAACCTCAACCGCTTTTTCGGTTGCCACTAGCTTTTCCATATAAAAAAGACCTCCTAACAAATTCAGTTTGAAAAGGCTGCGGACGTTCGAGAATTCAAATAAGTGTCAAAACAGAGCGGCGCGGAGTGGAGGGGCTGACTTCTAGGGGATCAGCGTGCGCGGAAAATCCCTGTTGCTCCTGCGGTTACTCGTCGCAAAGCTTTTATCAAAGCTTTGGAGCCACGCCCCCAGAAAAGCATGCCCCGCAACGCAGCAGAGCGGACCAGATTCGACAAGTCATCATTCAATTTTCATAAAGCCCACAGCAACCCCAATTAAAATATTAAAAAAGGGATGTGCTACATTAGCACATCCCTCATATTGCTTCGGCTTAGAAGAAACCTTGAGCGTTTTTGTTGTAGCTTACTAACATACATTTTGTTTGTTGGTAGTGCTCTAGCATCATTAAGTGGTTTTCGCGGCCGATACCTGAT
This genomic window from Solibacillus sp. FSL R5-0449 contains:
- a CDS encoding tetratricopeptide repeat protein, translating into MKIGSLIKYYRTKLGMTQNEVAAGICSIPHLSKIENNNKEANCETIRLILERLNINSQDVENSEQHITKLLKDLQKQINYLENEKANETMDRLKEYEEIIGFTESVYLYELYKLRYYVFINEYKLAEQQLKWLSAHRQNFSQHERYLHSYCYALVLLTRGKYAEAAVQLTTILQTNPELGSLEGEFYYHFSLIKGRLDEPSQAIIYGRKALHFYKDQFNFKRIIYTSMSLALYYAQGKVFHEAIEIYDHLLRNVELMQQQQLLPAIYHNLGDLHQMRGEYESALVYFEKSASLMENDSDNYLFCLYNLGMTQFRLNQKQESLKTFTILKEEAKSKRKVSFNLFASFYLYLLGGQEKKAMEFLEGRLIPFTANSEEFKEMHQQFSYLLGEYYRQEKKFEKAIQFI
- a CDS encoding DUF779 domain-containing protein; translation: MEKLVATEKAVEVIKLLKAKHGNLVFEQSSGCCDGTVPMCFQADGHYISSQLVCIGDIAGVPYYIDKHQAEYLKHMQVVVDIMEGRGGSFSLESAEGFAFLMKSKVMK